In the genome of Bradyrhizobium arachidis, one region contains:
- a CDS encoding 2-dehydropantoate 2-reductase: MVTDRPIVVAGAGAIGCFVGGMLAASHRRVALLVRPRVKTEIERSGLRLTDFDGSETRLGAGQLALSEDPAIFHSAGIVLVTVKSADTADVADQIARHAPPDAVIVSLQNGIGNVAVLRERLGGRRVLAGMVPFNVIAMGEGRFHRSTSGDIHIGEDEANTAAALSVPGLTMRASGDITGVQWGKLIINLNNALSALSDMPLAAQLANRNWRRLFADQMAEGLAALKAAGITPVSSTPIPMNWSPTLLRLPDMIFNAILGRTMKIDPEARSSMWQDLKQGRKTEIDYLQGAVIALAEQNHVEVPLMRRIVALIREAEAAGNGPPRLTPQQIRGTA, translated from the coding sequence GTGGTTACCGATCGACCGATCGTGGTGGCCGGCGCAGGCGCCATCGGCTGTTTCGTCGGCGGCATGCTGGCCGCATCCCACCGCCGCGTCGCGCTGCTGGTGCGGCCGCGGGTGAAGACCGAGATCGAGCGGTCCGGCCTCCGGCTGACCGATTTCGACGGCTCCGAGACAAGGCTCGGTGCCGGCCAGCTCGCGCTGTCGGAAGACCCGGCCATCTTCCACAGCGCCGGCATCGTGCTGGTCACGGTGAAGAGCGCCGACACAGCCGATGTCGCCGACCAGATCGCCCGGCATGCGCCGCCGGACGCGGTGATCGTTTCGCTGCAGAACGGCATCGGCAATGTCGCGGTGCTGCGCGAGCGCCTCGGTGGCCGGCGCGTGCTCGCGGGCATGGTGCCGTTCAACGTGATCGCGATGGGCGAGGGGCGTTTCCACCGTTCGACCTCCGGCGACATCCATATCGGAGAGGATGAGGCGAACACCGCCGCGGCGCTCTCGGTGCCCGGTCTTACGATGCGCGCCAGCGGTGACATCACCGGCGTGCAATGGGGCAAGCTGATCATCAATCTGAACAACGCGCTCAGCGCATTGTCCGATATGCCGCTCGCTGCGCAATTGGCGAACCGCAACTGGCGGAGATTGTTCGCCGACCAGATGGCGGAGGGCCTGGCCGCGCTGAAGGCAGCCGGCATCACGCCGGTGTCGTCGACGCCGATCCCGATGAACTGGTCTCCGACCTTGCTGCGGCTGCCCGACATGATCTTCAACGCGATCCTCGGACGCACGATGAAGATCGATCCCGAGGCGCGCTCCTCGATGTGGCAGGATCTGAAGCAGGGCCGCAAGACCGAGATCGACTATCTCCAGGGCGCGGTCATCGCGCTCGCCGAGCAGAACCATGTCGAGGTGCCGCTGATGCGCCGCATTGTTGCGCTGATCAGGGAGGCGGAAGCCGCAGGCAATGGCCCGCCCCGGCTGACGCCGCAGCAGATCCGCGGGACGGCTTGA
- a CDS encoding YidB family protein encodes MGLLDVLNGMQNGPRGPSTPSSEQSSGGMSPMTMALLGLLAWKAFKHMTAGQPDAAPASQQRSPLPPPTQVNTGSSALPGGPGGSGGLSDLLKGGLGGLLAGGAAGTVLSGGLGDLLNQLQQGGHGEAANSWVGKGENKAIAPGDLANALGADQIESLSSQSGLSREELLSGLSQYLPQVVDHLTPDGRLPTENELSGRI; translated from the coding sequence ATGGGTCTACTCGACGTCCTCAACGGCATGCAGAACGGCCCCCGTGGCCCGAGCACGCCAAGCTCCGAGCAATCCTCCGGCGGCATGTCGCCGATGACCATGGCGCTGCTCGGCCTGCTTGCCTGGAAGGCTTTCAAGCACATGACCGCAGGCCAGCCCGACGCAGCGCCGGCATCGCAGCAGCGCTCGCCGCTGCCGCCTCCGACGCAGGTCAATACCGGCAGCAGCGCGCTTCCCGGTGGCCCCGGCGGTAGCGGCGGTCTCAGCGACCTGCTCAAGGGCGGCCTCGGCGGCCTGCTCGCAGGCGGCGCGGCCGGCACCGTGCTCAGCGGCGGGCTCGGCGACCTCCTCAACCAGCTTCAGCAGGGCGGCCACGGCGAGGCCGCGAATTCCTGGGTCGGCAAGGGTGAGAACAAGGCAATCGCGCCCGGCGATCTCGCCAATGCGCTCGGTGCCGACCAGATCGAGAGCCTGTCCTCCCAGAGCGGCCTGTCGCGGGAAGAACTGCTCTCCGGCCTCAGCCAATATCTGCCGCAGGTAGTCGACCATCTGACGCCGGACGGACGGCTGCCGACGGAGAACGAGCTGTCGGGCAGAATTTAA
- a CDS encoding GlsB/YeaQ/YmgE family stress response membrane protein, with protein MSFGGLLWIIIVGFVAGLIARWLAPGPNNPSGFILTTILGIAGAFLATFIGQAIGHYSPDQGAGFIMATIGAVVVLFIWHRLVASGVIKG; from the coding sequence ATGAGTTTCGGCGGCCTGTTGTGGATCATCATCGTCGGCTTCGTCGCCGGCCTCATTGCGCGCTGGCTGGCACCGGGACCGAACAACCCGAGCGGCTTCATCCTCACCACCATCCTCGGTATTGCCGGCGCGTTCCTCGCCACCTTCATCGGCCAGGCCATCGGCCACTACAGCCCCGACCAGGGCGCCGGCTTCATCATGGCCACGATCGGCGCGGTGGTGGTGCTGTTCATCTGGCACCGGCTGGTCGCGAGCGGCGTGATAAAAGGGTAG
- a CDS encoding SDR family NAD(P)-dependent oxidoreductase gives MAQDSLYAIVTGSASGLGAATAEILARSGARLVINYSSSQKEAEATAEVCRKAGAAEVLVVQGDVSKDEDCRKIVAAAGGWGKLDILVNNAGITKHVAHGNLDGLSAEDFQRLYGVNTIGPFQMVRAARSLLEAGANASGRPSAVVNISSVAGISGVGSSIAYAASKGALNTMTLSLSRALAPLIRVNTVCPGYIDTPWFTKGRGEEQAKQVRDSVIAKVPLKVASSAEDIAQLVCFLAMPASSNMTGEVVRMDAGMHLIT, from the coding sequence ATGGCTCAAGACAGTCTGTACGCAATCGTGACGGGATCGGCCTCCGGCCTTGGCGCCGCAACCGCGGAAATTCTCGCGCGGAGCGGGGCGCGGCTCGTCATCAATTATTCGTCGAGCCAGAAGGAAGCCGAGGCAACGGCGGAAGTGTGCCGCAAGGCGGGCGCGGCTGAGGTGCTGGTCGTGCAGGGCGACGTCTCGAAGGACGAGGATTGCCGCAAGATCGTTGCGGCAGCCGGCGGCTGGGGCAAGCTCGATATCCTCGTCAACAATGCCGGCATCACCAAGCATGTCGCCCATGGCAATCTCGACGGGCTCTCGGCGGAAGATTTCCAACGACTCTACGGCGTCAACACCATCGGCCCGTTCCAGATGGTGCGCGCGGCGCGCAGCCTGCTTGAGGCCGGTGCGAACGCGTCGGGGCGCCCATCCGCCGTGGTCAACATTTCCTCCGTCGCCGGGATCAGCGGCGTCGGCTCGTCGATCGCCTATGCTGCGAGCAAGGGCGCGCTCAACACGATGACCCTGTCGCTGTCGCGTGCGCTGGCGCCCTTGATCCGCGTCAACACGGTTTGCCCCGGCTATATCGACACCCCCTGGTTCACCAAGGGCCGTGGCGAGGAACAGGCAAAACAGGTGCGCGACAGCGTGATCGCGAAGGTGCCGCTGAAGGTCGCATCAAGCGCCGAGGACATCGCGCAGCTGGTCTGCTTCCTGGCGATGCCGGCCTCCAGCAACATGACCGGCGAGGTCGTGCGCATGGATGCGGGGATGCATTTGATTACGTGA
- a CDS encoding acyl-CoA dehydrogenase family protein produces the protein MAESDNIVVETAEKIFADLADPQTINNDKTNSWQAPLWQALSEAGLPLSWVPDDLGGSGASLADGFALLNAAGRFAVAVPLAETMLAGWLLAQAKIASPEREMTVLPASPKDRITIDADGALSGRSRGVPFAKAAKHFAVLAHGKDGVSIALVDASKARIESGLNVGYDHSDTVTLDKVQPVTIKAAPDGVDQTNLMLMGGVARSLQIAGALESMLDISVRYSNERVAFEKKISKFQAVQHNLARLAGESAAALAAATSAADAIANAKSFNDEVYLEAASAKIRCAEAAEKGGGIAHQVHGAIGFTMEHILHRYSLRALAWRDDFGSESHWAVELGKLVANRGADELWPLVASR, from the coding sequence GTGGCGGAGAGTGACAATATCGTCGTCGAGACCGCGGAGAAAATCTTCGCCGATCTCGCCGATCCGCAAACCATCAACAACGACAAGACGAATTCCTGGCAGGCGCCGCTGTGGCAGGCGCTGAGCGAAGCCGGCCTGCCGCTGTCCTGGGTGCCCGACGATCTCGGCGGCTCCGGCGCGAGCCTTGCCGACGGTTTTGCCTTGCTGAACGCCGCCGGCCGTTTCGCGGTCGCGGTTCCCCTGGCCGAAACCATGCTCGCCGGCTGGCTGCTGGCGCAGGCGAAGATCGCCTCGCCCGAGCGCGAGATGACCGTGCTGCCGGCAAGCCCGAAGGATCGCATCACGATCGATGCCGACGGCGCGCTCTCTGGCCGCAGCCGCGGCGTGCCCTTCGCCAAGGCGGCGAAACATTTCGCGGTGCTGGCGCACGGCAAGGACGGCGTTTCCATCGCGCTGGTCGATGCGAGCAAGGCGCGGATCGAGTCCGGGCTCAATGTCGGCTACGACCACAGCGATACCGTGACGCTCGACAAGGTCCAGCCGGTCACCATCAAGGCCGCGCCTGATGGCGTTGACCAGACCAATCTGATGCTGATGGGCGGCGTCGCGCGCAGCCTCCAGATCGCAGGCGCGCTGGAATCGATGCTCGACATCTCCGTGCGCTATTCCAACGAGCGCGTCGCCTTCGAGAAGAAGATTTCGAAATTCCAGGCGGTGCAGCACAATCTCGCACGCCTCGCCGGCGAATCTGCCGCGGCGCTCGCGGCAGCAACGTCCGCAGCCGACGCCATCGCGAATGCAAAATCGTTTAACGACGAGGTCTACCTCGAAGCCGCCTCGGCAAAGATCCGCTGCGCGGAAGCTGCAGAGAAAGGCGGCGGCATCGCCCATCAGGTTCACGGCGCGATCGGCTTCACCATGGAGCACATCCTGCACCGCTATTCGCTGCGCGCGCTGGCCTGGCGCGACGACTTTGGTTCGGAGAGCCACTGGGCGGTCGAGCTCGGCAAGCTGGTGGCAAACCGCGGCGCCGACGAATTGTGGCCGCTCGTGGCTTCGCGTTGA
- a CDS encoding acyl-CoA dehydrogenase family protein, with amino-acid sequence MTAALRFDPIRLPEKCEQLRKEVRAFLAEEIAAGTFDPHKPNREDTDAPEFSRRVGAKGWLGMTWPKKYGGQERSFLERYVVTEEMRVANAPTRRFFVADRQSGPVLLKYAPEHIKMEILPRICRGEICFAIGMSEPNSGSDLFAAKTRATKTDGGYLINGTKIWTSSAHIADYMIAIFRTSQPTKENRRHGLTQFLVKMKQPGIKVNPIGQITGQYEFNEVVFTDFFVPEDHVLGEVDGAWKQATSELAYERSGPERFLETYYVLTELVRAVGPNPDTRSAEGIGRLVAQLHTMRRMSVSVAGMLAAGKEPVVEASIVKDIGTVWEQQLPHRVRDLAAFVEETATNRETLERQLDFAIKTAPKLTIQGGTTEVLRGIIARGLGLR; translated from the coding sequence ATGACCGCTGCCCTTCGTTTCGATCCGATCCGCCTGCCCGAGAAGTGCGAGCAACTGCGCAAGGAAGTGCGCGCGTTCCTCGCCGAAGAGATCGCCGCCGGTACCTTCGATCCGCACAAGCCCAACCGCGAGGACACCGACGCGCCGGAATTCTCTCGCCGGGTCGGCGCCAAGGGCTGGCTGGGGATGACCTGGCCGAAGAAATATGGCGGCCAGGAGCGCTCCTTCCTCGAGCGCTACGTCGTCACCGAGGAGATGCGCGTCGCCAACGCGCCGACGCGGCGCTTCTTCGTCGCCGACCGCCAGAGCGGGCCGGTGCTGCTGAAATACGCGCCCGAGCACATCAAGATGGAGATCTTGCCGCGCATCTGCCGCGGCGAGATCTGCTTCGCGATCGGCATGAGCGAGCCGAACTCCGGCTCGGACCTGTTCGCGGCGAAGACGCGCGCGACCAAGACCGACGGCGGCTATCTCATCAACGGCACAAAAATCTGGACCTCGTCGGCGCATATCGCCGATTACATGATCGCGATCTTCCGGACCTCACAGCCGACCAAGGAAAACCGCCGTCACGGCCTGACACAATTTCTGGTCAAGATGAAGCAGCCGGGCATCAAGGTGAATCCGATCGGCCAGATCACCGGCCAGTACGAGTTCAACGAAGTCGTCTTTACGGACTTCTTCGTGCCAGAAGATCACGTGCTCGGTGAAGTCGACGGCGCCTGGAAGCAAGCGACGAGCGAGCTCGCGTATGAACGCAGCGGTCCCGAGCGCTTCCTCGAGACCTACTATGTGCTAACCGAGTTGGTTCGCGCGGTCGGCCCCAACCCGGACACGCGCAGCGCCGAAGGCATCGGCCGTCTCGTCGCCCAGCTCCACACCATGCGGCGCATGTCGGTCTCGGTGGCCGGCATGCTGGCGGCCGGCAAGGAGCCGGTGGTCGAGGCCTCCATCGTCAAGGACATCGGCACGGTCTGGGAGCAACAGCTTCCGCACCGTGTGCGCGATCTCGCCGCCTTCGTCGAGGAGACCGCGACCAACCGCGAGACGCTGGAGCGGCAGCTCGACTTCGCCATCAAGACCGCGCCGAAACTCACCATCCAGGGCGGCACCACCGAGGTGCTGCGCGGCATCATCGCCCGCGGATTGGGCCTGCGCTAA